The sequence below is a genomic window from Syntrophorhabdaceae bacterium.
CTTCTCCTGCTCTTCCTTTTTTGGTCATCGCGTATCCGTCGAAGGTAGTGGCGATGGACGTAACCTCACCGGGAACATTTACGAGGATGCTTGTCGTGGAACCGCCATACTGTGCACCATAGTAGATACCTCCGAGCATAATGATTGCCCCGGTGGGATCAAGGTACATGCTGATGGGGAGCAGAATTGAAAGGGCCGACACGGGTCCCAGGCCGGGAAGAACGCCGACGAGGGTACCCAGAACACCACCGAGAAAGCAATAGAAGAGATTCATCGGATGAAAGATGTAAATCATGCCATTCAAAAGATCCATAGTTTTTCACCCCTTCTTAACGTGTTATCTGTAGAATATTCCCCTGGGGAAGATGACGCTGCAGTAGTAAACGAAAACCAGATAGTATGCCGCGGATAAAATAACTGTCAGTGTCACGTTCTTACGCCACGACTCTACTCTCACCACCCAAAATATCAAAAGAAAGAAGATGGGCGTGGCGATGAGGTACCCAAGAATTTGGATACACACGGTGTAGAAGGCGAGCGTTGCCACGATAGCCAGTACGGTGAGGCCTGCCCCCTTGTTGTCCGATTCTTCCGCAGGTCTTTCCTTGAGAGGCGGGGCGCTCACCAGTCGTGTGCTATGCAGAAGCGTACCGAGCATGAACAGTGCCCCCAGGGCAATGATATAGGTACCCGGACCCATGATGTCCTGGGTGACATTGCTGACGATTCTTGTGAGACGGATACCTTCGAAGAGGACACCGAAACTCATGATGAAGAGCGTTATCGATTCGATGAATGTCGTCCTTCTGTCTTCCATGATACCTCCTTAACGCCCGGCCCTATTTGCAGCCGCGATGTTTTCCGAATTCTTCATCTGTCCATTGGGCTTCG
It includes:
- a CDS encoding tripartite tricarboxylate transporter TctB family protein is translated as MEDRRTTFIESITLFIMSFGVLFEGIRLTRIVSNVTQDIMGPGTYIIALGALFMLGTLLHSTRLVSAPPLKERPAEESDNKGAGLTVLAIVATLAFYTVCIQILGYLIATPIFFLLIFWVVRVESWRKNVTLTVILSAAYYLVFVYYCSVIFPRGIFYR
- a CDS encoding tripartite tricarboxylate transporter permease, with translation MDLLNGMIYIFHPMNLFYCFLGGVLGTLVGVLPGLGPVSALSILLPISMYLDPTGAIIMLGGIYYGAQYGGSTTSILVNVPGEVTSIATTFDGYAMTKKGRAGE